ATAACCAACTCGTGCATAAATTGTGCATGTTGTAATGGTTATTACCAACGGCACATAGAATGGAATAATTGTATTGAGCCAGCACAATAATGACCACACCAGCACTGAATCCAGTAGAAACCTGGCAATAGAGTTGGCCTGCGTTCTGCCCGCTACCACCATAATGGGTATAAATTTAACCATGAAATCCACCATAGTTATACTTGTTTACACCATCTTATAGACAGACAAATTTTCTCCGACTTTTTTTGAACGCAAAACGACCCCGAAAAACGGACATTATATGGTCAGGAATTTCGATAGTTTAAGAGAACATGGTAAATTTTTTCTATCGAAATTTGTGGAGAATTGAAATGAGCAGTGATGCCACTAAGATGGTTGAAGCCTTTGTTAAAGACCCATTAAGTTACGATAGATTTGGGCCAGAGCTTATTTCAAATCAAAAATGTGTCCTCAACATCAATGGGCATGAAATGTCAATTGATGAAGCAGTTAAGATGAGTGATATTGAAAAGTCGCTCTTAGATGAAATTTACCATCTCATAGACGCAATGACAAAAGCGGAAGTCAATTTCTCAAAGGGAAAAAAGAATCTTTTTCGTCGGATGTTCGATCATTTAACAGGTTCCGAAATCTTACGGAAAGCCCAGCTAGATATTTATAACAAAGTAGTTATGAAACTATGCGAACGGATACCTGATCATTTCAAAATGCTAACCGCTCATGCTGAAATCACGAAGGGTTTGGAGGCAATCTATGCGCAAGATATTCATCAGCTAGAGGTTTTCATAGATGTTGTTGAGTCATATCTGAAAAATAAGAACGAGTGTGACTATAGTGTCACAAGCAATGAATATATGGCAATTAACAGGCTACGGATAAGAGTTAATAACTTTCAGGGAGTTCTTGTTGGTTTAAAACTAAGTCAGGTTCAAGCACAAATGAGCTATGAAACAGCTGTCGATGTAAAAGATAGCCTTCGAGATATTAAAGATAATTTATTACCTATGTGGGAAGGGCAGGCTAAGAACATCAACGCCAGTGGTGTTTGTAGTGGTATTGATGAAGTGGCTCATGAAAAATTCAAGAAGCTGGTCAATAAATTAAATAAGAACATAAGGTGAGATAACATGAAGATCATAAATAGTATTGATATATTAGATGTCAAAGTGGCTAAGGAATTTGATAAATATGCTGTTGATGTAAGTATGGAATCATCAATAAAAGATGCAGTCAGATCTTTCCAGATTGGTGATATTGATGCCGCGCATAACTTTGGACGATTGGAGGACACTACTGATATTAATTATCTTGATAACCTCCTTCTCAGCGTCAGCTCATCATCTCAGGGCAAGAAGGGAGAGACTCTGAATGAGATTGTTGCACTGGCTCGTGAAGTCAGTAATGCAGTCGAACCAAGTTATCTTCAAAAGAAACTGTCACGGATACCGTATGTTGGGCCTTTCATAATGAAAGCCATCGGTCTTCATTTTAGTGCAATGTCAAGATTTGATTCAGTTAAAGGACAAATCGATATTTTAACCTCGGATATCGAAAGCATATCGGAGGGGTTGTTTGAAATGAATAAAAATATTGATGGAATGTATGACCAAGCTTTAACTAGTGTAAAAAATACAGGGGTTAACATTGTAGCTGCCTATTACATTCTGGAGAAGTTACAAACAGTTCAGGCTTCTATTCGTAAGGAACTAAAAAATCAGCCTGATAATACCATGCTGAGCATGGAAGCAATGAATATTGAACATCAAATCGCCCTCATAACAAAACGTCGAAATGACATGATCACGGAACAACAAAAGGCATTTGAAGACCTAAAGATGATGAAAATGATGAAGTTCAATAACCTCTCGATGGTAGACCAGTTTGAAACTATTATTAAAGTAACGATACCATCTTCTAAACGCAGCCATCTTATTATTGACCAGGCCGAAAGGAGTGATAAAAGCTCATTACTGATTCAGGCAATTGGTGATTCTGTAAATCAACAAGCCAGACGTCAAGCTTTGTTAGTAAAAGAGAGCAGTATTCGTGTAGCCAAAACAGCTAATCGTACTGTATATGATGTTGAGACAATTGATTACATATCAAACCAGATCAATGAGGCCGGTCGAGAAATTAAAAAAATCCACGACCGAGCCAAGACGCAACATACCCAGCTTGAAGCTCGCGCAGCGCAATGGAAGGAGAAGCGTTTTATGGTAGCAAAAGAACTGTCTTCCAAATAATAGTTAAATTTAGAGGATGTGCTATGGCTAGAATCAGACAAAGTAATCCATATGATGATGTTGAGAATGCTATTAGACGGAAGCGTGATAGAGCTATATATTTTACCTTAGCTATATCTCTAATCTTCGCTATTATATTTCTAATATTATGGTTTTGTATTCCATCAGACATGCCAGTAGATGAGCAAGTCAAACAGGTTTCTGACGATATATTCAACATTCTACGCTCCAATGAGTTAGTTCCTGAAAATGCTTTTGATACGATAGGATCATTTATTTCCATATATGGAAGAGTTGGTGTGGGTGTATGTATATTGATTGTAATACTAGGGGCAATTATTAATGGGAATGGTTTACAACTTGAGATAATGACAAGTTGCATAGTATTGTTTGTAGGGTTTAATTTATTTATTGCTGCATTTGGTGATGAGCCTCATAATTATAAATACAATACCGACAAAATAAGTACTGCTATGAAAACTGGAGACTTGGACTCTTTGTATGAAATCTATGGAGACAGAGGGAGTTTACTAAGAAAGTCAGTTGAAAAAGCACTTGCAGATCCTAAACCAGCTACTGCAAAAAAACTGGGAGATATCGATGGCCTGTTACTCAGAGGTGTAATAATTACTGCTGAAAAAGTATCTGATAGCAATTATAAAAATCATCTTGGAAACTTGGTTTTGTTAATGCCTGAATATAAAGAGGATAGTGTCAAAGACAAAAACACACTGTTTGATTCACAACTTTATAAAGCTATTGATTACCATATTTATGACATTGGTTACAAGTCTGGTGCGCTTGCTTCAAATCCTCTTTCTGCTTGGAAGTCGGGAAATGATCTTAAATCCAATTATATTAAATATATTATAAAAAGTACTGCTCTAATATTTTTTATACTTGCCGTAATTTTTGTGGTGATTATACTGCTGACGGTTAGAAATGGCCGTAGGCTTACTTATTTGATAGAGTCTAATATTAAATATCTGTCGAAATAAAATAAAACGCCCTTAAGGGCGTTTTATTTTTGTGTGCTTATTTACCATCCGTTTCATCATCTACTTTCTGAGTCATGATTGGAGGCGGCGCTTCATTATCAATTTTCCTACGGCCTTCATCGCTGAAGAAGATTTTCCAGATAAAGTGCCCGACAAAAAGGATTCCGCATCCTATAATCAGCGCCCAGTCGAAAGTGTCAAATGGTCTGTTAAAATAATCAAACATATAGTTCTCCAGGGTAGAGTTCGTGACTAAGCCCGTTAAACGTTGTGTGGATAATTGCTCCACCAGACCGGGCAATGCAATTCATTGTTTTTTTCAGACCATCCGGCATCTATGAGTAATCTCTTCACAAAAAATGGCTGGTTTCTGAAGATATCTGTAGAAATTGATGTAGCTTTAATGACACTTCCTTTTTCACCAGGTTTTGTTGGTTTCTCGTAACGCGTTATACCGATATGCTGTAGACGTGACCTAATCGCGCCATCTGTCCTATTCATTTTCTTGGCAATCACTTCTATTGAACGATGCTCAGATAGAAGTGTAATTAAAAACTTATAGTTTCCACATACCCATTTGGCTGGTTTTTGTGGTTCTCTTTGGTTCCGTTCAGGCACTGATCTTTCCTTAATTTGTTGTGGTTTTTCACTATCACAATCAATGTCAGTTCTGGCCGGGTAATTTGAAATGGTTTTATCTGGTACGGTTTCATAGATAATTTCATTAAGCACTATATGCTTGCTCCACCAATCTGGGGCGGTAAGGTCGAATCCATCAATGTGCCAGCCGAATTCGATTAGTGGCAGGACATCAAGAAAACGTTTTTTTGATAATTTCGCAGAACTTATTTTTTTATTTAACCATATAACCGTACTAAATAGCTGCGCCTAATACCGCTACACTTTTGCCTGACCATGTTTTCCTCCGGGGAATGGGCTGGCGGTTTCCATAAAATGGCGGACCTTTTTCAGTAACTGCCACATTGAGCGGCACTGATGATTACGGGTTATCGTGTCATGAAGTGCCTGCCATAGCCGTTCCACATGATTCACCCACGGCGAGTAAACCGGCTGGTAAATTACCCTGAACTTGGGATTTGCTTTCAACCAGCGCTGTGTTTCGCGGCTTTTATGGATAATGTAGTTATCAACGATCAGCGTGATTGTTTTCGCCCGCCGGTAAGTGGCTTTCAGGTGCTTCAGCAGAGCGATAAACAGCGCTGAACTTTTGCTGTTGCCGCCCACGTAGCTGACTTTACCCGTGCCACTGTGCAGTGCGCCGGCCAGATAGTATTTTTCGTTCTGCCCCGGCGTCACTACCCGTTTCTGCTGTCCGCGCAACTGCCAGTCCGCACCGATTTTAGGATTAAGGTGGATATCCACTTCATCTTCATAAAATACCGGATGCTCTGCGCTGCATTCATCCAGCGCTTTGTGGATTACCGCCATCTTTTCATCTTTATGTGGGTCACGGATACGCAGAGTTGGCGCGGCCCTGCGCCATACAAGCCCCGCAGATGGCAACCAGCGGCGAACGGTTCCTGCATGTAACTGGCAACCGGTTATCTCATTGATTTTTATTGCCAGTAATTCGGTGCTCCAGCGTGAACGTTGATAACCAAAATCGCCGGGAGAATGCTTTATCAGCTCACGTAACAGGGTGCAGATATGTTCAAAAGGCCAGCGTCGGGAGCGCCCTGCGGGTAAGGATTTCAGGCCTTCAATACCTGAGTGCGTAAACCAGTTAATCCAGCGACCAACGGATGAACGGGCACAACAGAGAGTTCTGGCAACATCGCTGACCCGTTCACCCCGATGAAGCATTAGCATGGCCGTGAGTCTGCGGGCATGATTTTTATCACGCGTTTTATGAATAGCTTTCTGCATCAGGCGTCGTTCGCCACGGGGTATTGGTACTATGATCGGCATCGCTCAGTCCGGTTGGTGATTTTGGTTGGTTTGGCGATTGATCAGATCGCACAATCCGGGCTGAGTTCCCTTTCAGTGATCTACTATTCCGCGCAGCTATTTAGATGAATCGTCTTCAGCGCCCACGGTAATCATTCCAAGCTCTATAAGTTGCTGAAGAGTGGATTGATGGCTTCTTAAGGTAAGCTCGGCAAGTGCCGTTTTACTGATACCATGTTGTATCGCCTTAAGTAAGACCCGAGTATCGTCAGGAGTCCACGGTTTACCGGTAATGAGGTGTGAAGATGTTTTCTTATGTAGCTGATCAGTATCCTCATCTTCGGGTACTAACAGGCTTGTGTTTCTTGTTCGCCACCATTCTGGAGAGTACAGAACATTTTCACCATTTATGCAGTGTGCTACCCATCCATTATCTAGCAGGGTTTTAAGAGTTATACCTGAAGCTGGTTCAGCCGGTGGCACTCTGATTGAAGAGTTAGGCTTGAGGGTAATTTCGTTAGGCTCGGAGAGATTTTCTCTTATGAGAAGGTATAAATCCAACTCGATACATCTTAACTGGATTATCCTTTCATTGTATCCAAGAATGGACGTAAGCGCTGCAAATGAGTAACCATCCTTAAGCCCTTTTATAAGCTTCAGATCTTCAGCTGGTGACCATGACGGTAATTTCTTCTTCATTCACTTGCCTTAGAGTGAACTAAATATTTCTGATATTACTTGTAAATCAATAATTCTTGAATCGAGAATGGGGGCGTTTTGAGGTGTATAAATCGCACTTAGACTCGACCATTTAGTATCCGTGGTTGAAGAGCTCCTCAACTCCAGCATTTACGACATCCTGGTTTCCAGGGATGTAACGTGGCCAGCCTTCTACCTCTTTGATGTTCTTAACGATAACTCCTTCGAAGCCAAATTGATCTGCCGATATATCAACAATATGGAATTCATCGTTGTTGGAGATCTCACACCAGTAATGACCGAACCCGCCATACATAGTGAATAACCCGCCGTCAGATTTCCCATCGCCACCTCTAATCACAGCTGATAACCCTTTGCTATGTGCCAGACGAGCTAATAGCAGACTGGCAAATAGGCATGTGCCCGTTGTGTCATCGGTATCACAGTCAGCGAGGATACCGTTCAGTAATGCCCGTGCTTCAGTCGCAACATCATTAATGAGGTTTTTCATCAGGGTTACTTATCGCAAATCGGTTTCAGGGGATTCTGCCAGACAGGCCGTAGCGTGACAATTTTTTATGACCCCAATAGGGGGCGAAATTAACGGGTCTTAGAATTTCGTCACCGATGAATGTTGCGTTAATCTTTTTTTATATAAAGAGGAGCTAACCATGAATAAAATGAAGTACAGTGCAGTATTGAATGAATGGAATTTTAAGTATGATTCTGCTGAAAGATTCGGTGACTCACACTTTCTTTATATCCATAATTTCATGAACGATCAGAGCCAGTTACTTGGTATTATCATAGCTGATTTTTTGAAGGTTCCTCAGATAGAACTTCTTCCTATTCAGACCGCCATAGATAACCTTGTAAGGTTATTAAAGGTTCAGACATCCAGGTCGTTAACGTCTGATGAGGGTGTTGATCTTGCTCAATTCCTCACTCAGTACCTCAGACAGACACAATCTTATGCTGCGGTTTCAAGTATGTGTCCGGTTGGTCAAAAGTTGAATTTTTTCCTGAACATCTACCCAAGAAAAGGTAATAAAGAGTTTTCTTTTCGATTATTCGCAATCACCACACTCAATGAAATTACAAGCGTGTCTGAATTTGTTGAAATGGCACATAGTACTCAACAAAGTGATCTGATTAATAATCCTGGTTATTTTGTTTGATTACTAAATAATTCCATATTGAAATCATTAACCATCACTTAACAGTGATGGTTTTTTGTTTTATTTCAATTATCTTTTTGTTCGATATGACTATCTGCTTTTTATAATCTGATTTCACTTACTATCATGCTGATACTACTAGGTAAAATGGTCGTGATGACTTTAATTCATGCTATTCCATTGAGATTTGTGTTTACAATCAATAAAAATATTGTTAATAAAATGTAATCCTTAACATAAATCAACATGGATATGGAACCTACACTACAATGGCAAAGAAAAACATACATCAGGAAGAGATTGTATTCGCGAAGAAACAGCTTGTTCTCCTTGCAACATTAAAAGGGAAGGTAAGTGAATTGATTCTAAAGTGGGAAGGGAACATTGGAGCTGAGACTCCTGACTTGAATCGCCACGGGTTTAACAGACACCTCAGAGTCATTTAAGATGGCTTAAAGAGAGGTGCCCATGAGCAGTAAGCGTTATCCCGAAGAGTTTAAAATTGAAGCAGTCAAACAGGTTGTTGATCGCGGTTATTCTGTTGCCAGCGTTGCAACACGTCTCGATATCACCACCCACAGCCTTTACGCCTGGATAAAGAAGTACGGTCCGGATTCTTCCACTAATAAAGAACAGTCAGATGTTCAGGCCGAGATCCGCCGTCTCCAGAAAGAGCTGAAACGGGTTACCGACGAACGGGACATATTAAAAAAAGCCGCGGCGTACTTCGCAAAGCTGTCCGACTGAGGTACGCCTTTATCCGTGACAACACCTGTTGCTGGCCTGTTCGCCTGCTCTGTCGGGTGCTGGATGTTCATCCCAGTGGTTTTTACGCCTGGCTTCAGCAGCCGCATTCACAACGCCATCAGGCAGACCTGAGACTGACAGGACAGATTAAACAGTTCTGGCTGGAATCGGGATGCGTCTATGGTTATCGTAAAATCCATCTGGATCTGCGGGACAGCGGGCAACAGTGCGGAGTGAACAGAGTCTGGCGACTGATGAAACGTGTCGGGATAAAGGCTCAGGTCGGATACCGGAGCCCGCGGGCACGTAAAGGCGAGGCCAGTATCGTGTCGCCCAACAGGCTCCAGCGACAGTTCAATCCGGATGCTCCGAATGAGCGTTGGGTAACGGATATAACCTACATCAGAACCCACGAAGGCTGGCTGTATCTTGCCGTGGTTGTTGATCTGTTCTCACGCAAAATTATCGGCTGGTCCATGCAATCCCGGATGGCAAAGGACATTGTCCTGAACGCACTGCTGATGGCTGTATGGCGGCGTAATCCCCAAAAACAGGTGCTGGTTCATTCGGATCAGGGCAGTCAGTACACAAGCCATGAGTGGCAGTCGTTCCTGAAATCACACGGCCTGGAGGGCAGCATGAGCCGTCGCGGTAACTGCCATGATAATGCGGTTGCAGAAAGCTTTTTCCAATTGTTGAAACGCGAACGGATAAAGAAAAAGATCTACGGAACGCGGGAAGAAGCCCGCAGCGATATTTTTGATTACATCGAAA
The sequence above is drawn from the Kosakonia radicincitans DSM 16656 genome and encodes:
- a CDS encoding toxic anion resistance protein, which codes for MKIINSIDILDVKVAKEFDKYAVDVSMESSIKDAVRSFQIGDIDAAHNFGRLEDTTDINYLDNLLLSVSSSSQGKKGETLNEIVALAREVSNAVEPSYLQKKLSRIPYVGPFIMKAIGLHFSAMSRFDSVKGQIDILTSDIESISEGLFEMNKNIDGMYDQALTSVKNTGVNIVAAYYILEKLQTVQASIRKELKNQPDNTMLSMEAMNIEHQIALITKRRNDMITEQQKAFEDLKMMKMMKFNNLSMVDQFETIIKVTIPSSKRSHLIIDQAERSDKSSLLIQAIGDSVNQQARRQALLVKESSIRVAKTANRTVYDVETIDYISNQINEAGREIKKIHDRAKTQHTQLEARAAQWKEKRFMVAKELSSK
- a CDS encoding IS630-like element ISEc33 family transposase; this translates as MPIIVPIPRGERRLMQKAIHKTRDKNHARRLTAMLMLHRGERVSDVARTLCCARSSVGRWINWFTHSGIEGLKSLPAGRSRRWPFEHICTLLRELIKHSPGDFGYQRSRWSTELLAIKINEITGCQLHAGTVRRWLPSAGLVWRRAAPTLRIRDPHKDEKMAVIHKALDECSAEHPVFYEDEVDIHLNPKIGADWQLRGQQKRVVTPGQNEKYYLAGALHSGTGKVSYVGGNSKSSALFIALLKHLKATYRRAKTITLIVDNYIIHKSRETQRWLKANPKFRVIYQPVYSPWVNHVERLWQALHDTITRNHQCRSMWQLLKKVRHFMETASPFPGGKHGQAKV
- a CDS encoding IS3 family transposase (programmed frameshift); the encoded protein is MSSKRYPEEFKIEAVKQVVDRGYSVASVATRLDITTHSLYAWIKKYGPDSSTNKEQSDVQAEIRRLQKELKRVTDERDIFKKSRGVLRKAVRLRYAFIRDNTCCWPVRLLCRVLDVHPSGFYAWLQQPHSQRHQADLRLTGQIKQFWLESGCVYGYRKIHLDLRDSGQQCGVNRVWRLMKRVGIKAQVGYRSPRARKGEASIVSPNRLQRQFNPDAPNERWVTDITYIRTHEGWLYLAVVVDLFSRKIIGWSMQSRMAKDIVLNALLMAVWRRNPQKQVLVHSDQGSQYTSHEWQSFLKSHGLEGSMSRRGNCHDNAVAESFFQLLKRERIKKKIYGTREEARSDIFDYIEMFYNSKRRHGSSDQISPTEYENQYYQRLGSV